A genomic region of Methanobacterium sp. SMA-27 contains the following coding sequences:
- a CDS encoding GNAT family N-acetyltransferase, with translation MTDFKIRNVNEEDFIEISKVAEKCSPVTTERNAIYHLFTKFFKNTSLVVENVENGNIYAFLLGLISQNEPENAYIHLLCVDTHFRGKKFAPKLINEFIQIVSEAGSTNISLLSKPSNTNAIKFYNKQGFISKKSDETFEENSINIYKDYDGPDQDKIIFYKFI, from the coding sequence ATGACTGATTTTAAAATAAGGAATGTTAATGAAGAGGATTTCATTGAAATATCAAAGGTTGCAGAGAAATGCAGCCCAGTGACAACTGAAAGAAATGCTATTTATCATCTCTTTACCAAGTTCTTTAAAAACACCTCGCTGGTTGTTGAAAATGTTGAAAACGGGAATATATATGCATTTTTATTGGGTTTAATATCACAAAATGAACCGGAAAATGCATATATCCATCTTCTATGTGTTGATACACATTTCAGAGGGAAAAAATTCGCACCAAAACTAATTAATGAATTTATTCAAATTGTTTCAGAAGCAGGATCTACAAATATATCTCTCCTCAGCAAACCGTCCAACACCAATGCTATAAAATTTTATAACAAACAGGGTTTTATTTCAAAGAAATCAGATGAGACATTTGAAGAAAATAGTATAAATATATATAAAGATTATGATGGTCCCGACCAAGATAAAATTATTTTTTATAAATTTATTTAA
- a CDS encoding DUF1890 domain-containing protein: MKKALILLGCPEAPSQTPLAIYTTYSLKKAGYEVTIASTPSASKLLEVSDPEQFYVNKRVDIESCLENLEENMYDLLVGFVHKDAAVSYFVTFYHILNTKSLAIVFEKDANLLEKFANDVQENTDANIISARAYHNPTPLRVKIDRAIKELED; encoded by the coding sequence ATGAAAAAAGCTTTGATATTATTGGGATGTCCAGAAGCACCTTCTCAAACACCTCTTGCAATTTATACAACTTACTCACTCAAAAAAGCTGGTTATGAAGTTACAATTGCAAGTACTCCCTCTGCATCAAAATTGCTGGAGGTCTCAGATCCTGAGCAGTTCTATGTAAATAAGAGAGTTGACATTGAATCATGTCTTGAAAATCTTGAAGAAAATATGTACGATCTACTTGTTGGATTTGTTCACAAAGATGCAGCAGTATCCTATTTTGTAACATTTTATCATATTTTAAATACAAAATCACTAGCAATTGTATTTGAAAAGGATGCAAATCTCCTAGAAAAATTTGCTAATGATGTACAAGAAAATACAGATGCAAATATAATATCTGCAAGGGCCTATCACAATCCCACACCATTAAGAGTTAAAATTGACCGAGCAATTAAAGAATTGGAGGATTAA
- a CDS encoding DUF1894 domain-containing protein: MSFCLELHLQQTEDYEILLSKAGFKEAKKVIESHSPKILYVKPGAKVLGARIIGLPPIPIGIDESKVTITLPYTKPCHGTAVVELPVKKEEIDKVKAIAIK, translated from the coding sequence ATGTCATTCTGTTTAGAATTACATCTACAGCAAACTGAAGATTATGAAATACTCCTATCAAAAGCAGGATTCAAAGAAGCTAAAAAGGTGATAGAGAGTCATTCACCTAAAATATTATACGTCAAACCCGGAGCTAAGGTGTTAGGTGCCCGAATTATTGGACTTCCCCCTATTCCAATAGGTATTGATGAATCAAAGGTTACAATAACTTTACCATATACAAAGCCGTGTCATGGTACTGCAGTTGTTGAATTACCAGTTAAAAAAGAGGAAATAGATAAAGTAAAAGCCATTGCAATAAAATAA